In Pseudomonas sp. GCEP-101, one DNA window encodes the following:
- a CDS encoding YqaA family protein yields MLRRLYDWTMRLAGHPRAELALGGVTFAESSFFPIPPDALLVPMVLANRAKAWRYAAICIVSSVLGGIAGYFIGLLLFETVGQAILAFYGLQENFAEVAERYNELGWLMVLLGGGFTPLPYKLITLTSGVTQLDLVLFIALSVVARTLRFAATCALLFWAGPALREAIEKRLGLAFGLLTAMVVGGLLLGKYML; encoded by the coding sequence ATGCTGCGCCGGCTGTACGACTGGACCATGCGCCTGGCGGGGCATCCGCGGGCGGAGCTGGCGCTGGGCGGGGTGACCTTCGCCGAGAGTTCGTTCTTTCCCATCCCGCCGGACGCGCTGCTGGTGCCCATGGTGCTGGCCAACCGCGCCAAGGCCTGGCGCTATGCGGCGATCTGCATCGTCAGCTCGGTGCTGGGCGGCATCGCCGGCTACTTCATCGGCCTGCTGCTGTTCGAGACGGTGGGGCAGGCGATCCTGGCCTTCTACGGCCTGCAGGAGAACTTTGCCGAGGTCGCCGAGCGCTACAACGAACTGGGCTGGCTGATGGTGCTGCTGGGGGGCGGGTTCACGCCGTTGCCGTACAAGCTGATCACCCTCACCAGCGGCGTGACGCAGCTCGACCTGGTGCTGTTCATCGCGCTAAGCGTGGTGGCGCGCACCCTGCGCTTCGCCGCCACCTGCGCCCTGCTGTTCTGGGCGGGCCCGGCGCTGCGCGAGGCCATCGAGAAGCGCCTGGGCCTGGCCTTCGGCCTGCTCACCGCGATGGTGGTGGGCGGATTGCTGCTGGGCAAGTACATGCTCTGA
- the pdxY gene encoding pyridoxal kinase PdxY — MPRTPHVLAIQSHVVFGHAGNSAAEFPMRRVGVNVWPLNTVQFSNHTQYGHWTGQVLPPEQIPALVDGIAAIGELGNCDAVLSGYLGSAAQGRSILEVVRRIREVNPRAVYLCDPVMGHPEKGCIVAPEVGEFLLHEAAAVADYLCPNQLELDSFCDRQPTSLDDCAQMARGLLARGPKAILVKHLNYPGKPADAFEMLLVTQDETWHLRRPLLAFPRQPVGVGDLTSGLFLARLLLGDDLRSAFEFCAAAVHEVLLETQACGSYELELVRAQDRIAHPRVKFEAVKLG; from the coding sequence ATGCCGCGCACTCCCCACGTTCTCGCCATCCAGTCCCACGTCGTCTTCGGCCACGCCGGCAACAGCGCCGCCGAGTTTCCCATGCGCCGCGTCGGGGTGAACGTCTGGCCGCTGAACACCGTGCAGTTCTCCAACCATACCCAGTATGGCCACTGGACGGGCCAGGTGCTGCCGCCGGAACAGATTCCCGCCCTGGTGGATGGCATCGCCGCGATCGGCGAGCTGGGCAACTGCGATGCGGTGCTCTCGGGCTACCTGGGCAGCGCGGCGCAGGGCCGCTCGATCCTCGAGGTGGTGCGCCGCATCCGTGAGGTGAACCCGCGTGCCGTGTACCTGTGCGACCCGGTGATGGGGCACCCGGAGAAGGGCTGCATCGTCGCTCCGGAAGTCGGCGAGTTCCTGCTCCACGAAGCCGCCGCCGTGGCCGACTACCTGTGCCCGAACCAGTTGGAACTGGACAGCTTCTGCGACCGCCAGCCGACCTCCCTGGACGACTGCGCGCAGATGGCCCGTGGCCTGCTGGCGCGCGGCCCGAAGGCCATCCTGGTCAAGCACCTGAACTACCCGGGCAAGCCGGCGGACGCCTTCGAGATGCTGCTGGTGACCCAGGACGAAACCTGGCACCTGCGCCGACCGCTGCTGGCCTTCCCGCGCCAGCCGGTGGGCGTGGGCGACCTGACCTCCGGGCTGTTCCTCGCCCGCCTGCTGCTGGGCGACGACCTGCGCAGCGCCTTCGAGTTCTGCGCCGCCGCCGTGCACGAAGTGCTGCTGGAAACCCAGGCGTGCGGCAGCTACGAGCTGGAACTGGTGCGCGCCCAGGACCGCATCGCCCACCCGCGGGTGAAGTTCGAGGCGGTGAAGCTGGGGTGA
- a CDS encoding DUF3301 domain-containing protein, whose product MLVVAGAAWWWRAHGIRERALALAKQHCARQGVELLDDAMALQRFRFQRDGRGHLRLAREYAFEFTATGQERYAGTIAMFGQHLGRIELAPFRMEPEPRAPVSPVATFHPAAAPVDEEIIDAVFDDTPAPPRPKADVVRLDEWRRAHQGKKVGD is encoded by the coding sequence ATGCTGGTTGTCGCGGGCGCCGCCTGGTGGTGGCGCGCCCATGGCATCCGCGAGCGTGCGCTGGCGCTGGCCAAGCAGCACTGCGCGCGCCAGGGCGTGGAGCTGCTGGATGACGCCATGGCCCTGCAGCGTTTCCGCTTCCAGCGCGACGGCCGGGGCCACCTGCGCCTGGCCCGCGAATACGCCTTTGAGTTCACCGCCACCGGACAGGAGCGCTACGCCGGCACCATCGCCATGTTCGGCCAGCACCTGGGCCGCATCGAGCTGGCGCCCTTCCGCATGGAGCCCGAGCCACGCGCACCGGTATCGCCGGTCGCCACCTTCCACCCGGCGGCCGCGCCGGTGGACGAAGAGATCATCGACGCGGTGTTCGACGACACGCCCGCGCCGCCACGCCCCAAGGCCGACGTGGTGCGCCTGGACGAATGGCGCCGTGCGCATCAGGGCAAGAAGGTCGGCGACTGA
- a CDS encoding DUF7079 family protein, with the protein MNDPARESVWLALSELWLDVEPTEADLAYIARTLAVSGFSLDELDAIYRLEVVPVVYPNALATAGEWTGFDADWLFEKCRRNQQRRTYFLYRWRCWFLGRTVGALMNAHLRQVLARVVELRERTDDDPS; encoded by the coding sequence ATGAACGACCCGGCCCGCGAGTCCGTCTGGCTGGCGCTGTCCGAGCTGTGGCTGGATGTCGAGCCGACGGAAGCGGATCTCGCTTACATCGCGCGGACCCTCGCGGTCAGCGGTTTTTCCCTGGACGAGCTGGACGCCATCTATCGCCTGGAGGTGGTACCGGTGGTTTACCCGAACGCCCTGGCGACAGCGGGAGAGTGGACCGGCTTCGATGCCGACTGGCTGTTCGAGAAATGCCGGCGCAATCAGCAGCGTCGCACGTACTTCCTTTATCGCTGGCGGTGCTGGTTCCTCGGCCGGACGGTCGGCGCACTGATGAATGCGCACCTGCGCCAGGTGCTGGCGCGAGTCGTCGAACTCCGCGAACGGACCGACGACGATCCGAGCTGA
- a CDS encoding alpha/beta fold hydrolase — protein sequence MQLSSWTHEGSAGFTLRGWRSEPSGKPLLHFLHGNGFCGRAYEPMLKVLAEDFDLWLCDVQGHGDSDHGGRFHGWNRNAEMAVEAFQAGSPLFGDVPHYAAGHSFGGVLTSLILGRHPQLFRRAVLLDPVLFTPAMIGVMALSEVLGLHQRRTMVQKARGRRSQWPDREAAYAGLHGRGIFKGWTDAALWAYVEHAMKRTEAGVELKCRPSREAEIFSSFPKRLWPSLTKVVTPTQVLFGERTYPFVPKSVARWCAVNKVVSGQCVDGGHCFMQEFPEDSAGRVSRFLLGHE from the coding sequence ATGCAGTTGTCGTCCTGGACCCACGAAGGGTCCGCCGGTTTCACCCTGCGCGGCTGGCGCAGCGAGCCCAGCGGCAAGCCGCTGTTGCACTTCCTGCACGGCAACGGCTTCTGTGGCCGCGCCTACGAGCCGATGCTCAAGGTCCTGGCGGAGGATTTCGACCTCTGGCTGTGCGATGTGCAGGGCCACGGCGACAGCGACCACGGTGGGCGCTTCCATGGCTGGAACCGCAACGCCGAGATGGCAGTGGAAGCCTTCCAGGCCGGCAGCCCGTTGTTCGGGGACGTGCCGCATTACGCCGCTGGGCACAGTTTCGGCGGCGTGCTCACCAGCCTGATTCTCGGCCGTCATCCGCAGCTGTTCCGCCGCGCCGTGCTGCTCGACCCGGTGCTGTTCACCCCGGCGATGATCGGCGTGATGGCGCTCTCCGAAGTGCTGGGCCTGCACCAGCGCCGCACCATGGTGCAGAAGGCGCGCGGGCGGCGCAGCCAGTGGCCGGACCGCGAGGCGGCCTACGCCGGCCTGCACGGCCGCGGCATCTTCAAGGGCTGGACGGATGCGGCGCTGTGGGCCTACGTGGAGCACGCGATGAAGCGCACCGAGGCGGGCGTGGAATTGAAGTGCCGGCCCAGCCGCGAGGCGGAAATCTTCAGCTCCTTCCCCAAGCGCCTGTGGCCGTCGCTGACCAAGGTAGTGACGCCGACCCAGGTGCTGTTCGGCGAGCGCACCTACCCGTTCGTGCCCAAGTCGGTGGCGCGCTGGTGCGCAGTGAACAAGGTGGTGAGCGGCCAGTGCGTCGATGGCGGCCACTGCTTCATGCAGGAATTCCCCGAAGACAGCGCCGGGCGCGTGTCGCGCTTCCTGCTGGGCCACGAATGA
- a CDS encoding sensor histidine kinase, whose protein sequence is MSPTRPLRLLLICLLLLAGLMLSVFWAGEAARHRALLAEAEAAHEQLGLYANSLHTLIERFRSIPAVLALDPELRAAMRGPVTGELQHRLNLKLQEINGAARSSTLELLDHTGLAVAASNWDLPVSYVGHNYGFRPYFRQTIAQGAGRFYAVGVTSGIPGYFLSNALRDDDGRFLGAIVVKLEFPDLERQWSQTPDVVLVSDSKGVVFLANHPRWRYRELRPLDAVARAELADTRQYHKQPLSALPHRTLETLGEHARMVRVDGQDISGDYLWQSAGLPEDDWTLHLLRNPHGVQSDVTSARLAAAGVWLALVFLVLWLQQRRRLARLRQRNQEELERLVEQRTAALRTAQDGLVQAAKLAALGQMSAALAHEINQPLTAQRMQLASVRLLLDAGRQDDARAALVRVDELLERMAALTGHLKTFARKTPGGLRERIELGHVIEQALQLLAVRTRAEGVEIRQELDLPAWVLGDAIRLEQVLVNLIRNALDAVAATAQPEIRLTLKRDGEHWCLDVADNGPGIDEAHLASVFDPFFTTKPVGEGLGLGLAVSYGIVHELGGRLDAANQPTGGAVFRLSLPAASEDSKP, encoded by the coding sequence ATGTCGCCTACCCGCCCCCTTCGCCTGCTGCTGATCTGCCTGCTCCTGCTGGCCGGGTTGATGCTGTCGGTGTTCTGGGCCGGCGAGGCGGCCCGGCACCGCGCCCTGCTCGCCGAAGCCGAAGCCGCCCATGAACAGCTGGGCCTCTACGCCAATTCGCTGCACACCCTGATCGAGCGCTTCCGCAGCATCCCCGCCGTGCTCGCGCTGGACCCGGAACTGCGCGCCGCCATGCGCGGCCCGGTGACCGGCGAGCTGCAGCACCGGCTCAACCTCAAACTCCAGGAAATCAACGGCGCCGCGCGCTCCTCGACCCTGGAGCTGCTGGACCACACCGGCCTCGCCGTGGCCGCCAGCAACTGGGACCTGCCCGTCAGCTACGTCGGCCACAACTACGGCTTCCGCCCCTACTTCCGCCAGACCATCGCCCAGGGCGCCGGGCGCTTCTATGCCGTCGGCGTGACCAGCGGGATTCCAGGCTACTTCCTGTCCAACGCGCTGCGCGACGACGACGGCCGTTTCCTCGGCGCCATCGTGGTCAAGCTCGAATTCCCCGACCTCGAACGCCAGTGGAGCCAGACTCCGGACGTGGTGCTGGTGAGCGACAGCAAGGGCGTGGTGTTCCTCGCCAACCATCCGCGCTGGCGCTACCGCGAACTGCGCCCGCTGGACGCCGTGGCCCGCGCGGAACTGGCCGACACGCGCCAGTACCACAAGCAGCCGCTCAGCGCCCTGCCACACCGGACGCTGGAAACCCTGGGCGAGCACGCGCGCATGGTCCGCGTCGACGGCCAGGACATCAGCGGCGACTACCTCTGGCAATCGGCCGGCCTGCCCGAAGACGACTGGACCCTGCACCTGCTGCGCAACCCCCACGGCGTGCAGTCCGATGTCACCAGCGCGCGCCTGGCCGCCGCCGGTGTCTGGCTGGCGCTGGTGTTCCTCGTGCTCTGGCTGCAGCAGCGGCGGCGTCTGGCGCGCCTGCGCCAGCGCAACCAGGAAGAGCTGGAGCGCCTGGTGGAACAGCGCACCGCCGCCCTGCGCACCGCCCAGGACGGCCTGGTGCAGGCCGCCAAGCTGGCCGCGCTGGGGCAGATGTCCGCCGCCCTGGCCCACGAGATCAACCAGCCGCTCACCGCCCAGCGCATGCAACTGGCCAGCGTGCGCCTGCTGCTCGATGCCGGCCGCCAGGACGACGCCCGCGCCGCGCTGGTGCGGGTCGACGAACTGCTCGAACGCATGGCCGCGCTCACCGGCCACCTGAAGACCTTTGCCCGCAAGACCCCCGGCGGCCTGCGCGAACGCATCGAACTGGGCCACGTGATCGAACAGGCGTTGCAACTGCTGGCCGTGCGCACCCGCGCCGAAGGCGTGGAGATCCGCCAGGAGCTCGACCTGCCCGCCTGGGTGCTGGGCGACGCGATCCGCCTGGAGCAGGTGCTGGTCAACCTGATCCGCAACGCCCTGGATGCCGTGGCCGCCACCGCGCAGCCAGAGATCCGCCTGACGCTTAAGCGCGACGGCGAGCACTGGTGCCTGGACGTCGCCGACAACGGCCCGGGCATCGACGAGGCGCACCTCGCCAGCGTCTTCGACCCCTTCTTCACCACCAAGCCGGTGGGCGAAGGACTGGGCCTGGGGCTGGCGGTATCCTATGGCATCGTCCACGAACTCGGCGGGCGACTCGACGCCGCCAACCAGCCCACCGGCGGCGCGGTGTTCCGCCTGAGCCTGCCGGCCGCCAGCGAAGACAGCAAACCATGA
- a CDS encoding sigma-54-dependent transcriptional regulator: protein MSQTILFVDDEAAIRDAVQQWLQLSGFDVRLCSSADDCLKSVARELPSVVISDVRMPGTDGLALLERLQQLDRDLPVIMVTGHGDVPMAVQAMRQGAYDFIEKPFTPERLLDSLRRALEKRRLVQENRQLREQAALKDQIESRLLGVSRPMETLRRQIMALAGTPVNVLIRGETGSGKELVARCLHDFGPRAGKPFVALNCAAIPEQLFETELFGHESGAFTGAQGKRIGKLEHSNGGSLFLDEIESMPLAQQVKLLRVLQEQQLERLGSNQSIKVDLRVIAATKPDLLEEARAGRFREDLVYRLNVAELRLPPLRERREDIPLLFEHYALLASEKFAREAAPLSATELARLLAHDWPGNVRELANAAERHVLGLDRAELPIEPAGNGLFERMEAYEAQCIRQALAQCKGDIKAVMELLGLPRRTLNEKMQRHGLSRGDYLGED from the coding sequence ATGAGCCAGACCATCCTCTTCGTCGATGACGAAGCCGCCATCCGCGACGCCGTGCAGCAGTGGCTGCAGCTTTCCGGCTTCGACGTGCGCCTGTGCAGCAGCGCGGACGACTGCCTGAAAAGCGTCGCCCGCGAACTGCCCAGCGTGGTCATCAGCGATGTGCGCATGCCCGGCACCGATGGCCTGGCCCTGCTCGAACGTTTGCAGCAACTCGACCGCGACCTGCCGGTGATCATGGTCACCGGCCACGGCGACGTGCCCATGGCGGTGCAGGCGATGCGCCAGGGCGCCTACGACTTCATCGAGAAACCCTTCACCCCCGAGCGCCTGCTCGACAGCCTGCGCCGCGCCCTGGAAAAGCGCCGGCTGGTGCAGGAGAACCGCCAGCTGCGCGAACAGGCGGCGCTCAAGGACCAGATCGAATCGCGCCTGCTCGGCGTCTCGCGGCCCATGGAAACCCTGCGCCGGCAGATCATGGCGCTGGCCGGCACGCCGGTGAACGTGCTGATCCGCGGCGAGACCGGCAGCGGCAAGGAGCTGGTCGCCCGCTGCCTGCACGACTTCGGCCCGCGCGCCGGCAAGCCCTTCGTCGCGCTGAACTGCGCGGCGATTCCCGAGCAGCTGTTCGAGACCGAACTGTTCGGCCACGAAAGCGGCGCCTTCACCGGCGCCCAGGGCAAGCGCATCGGCAAGCTGGAGCATTCCAACGGCGGCAGCCTGTTCCTCGACGAGATCGAGAGCATGCCGCTGGCCCAGCAGGTCAAGCTGCTGCGCGTGCTGCAGGAGCAGCAACTGGAGCGCCTGGGCTCCAACCAGAGCATCAAGGTGGACCTGCGGGTGATCGCCGCGACCAAGCCGGACCTGCTGGAAGAGGCCCGCGCCGGGCGCTTCCGCGAGGACCTGGTGTACCGCCTGAACGTCGCCGAACTGCGCCTGCCGCCGTTGCGCGAGCGTCGCGAGGACATTCCGCTGCTGTTCGAGCACTACGCGCTGCTGGCCAGCGAGAAATTCGCCCGCGAGGCCGCGCCGCTGTCGGCGACGGAACTGGCCCGCCTGCTCGCCCACGACTGGCCCGGCAACGTGCGCGAACTGGCCAACGCCGCCGAGCGCCACGTGCTCGGCCTGGACCGCGCGGAGCTGCCCATCGAGCCCGCCGGCAACGGCCTGTTCGAGCGCATGGAAGCCTACGAGGCGCAGTGCATCCGCCAGGCGCTGGCGCAGTGCAAGGGCGACATCAAGGCGGTGATGGAACTGCTCGGCCTGCCGCGCCGCACCCTCAACGAAAAGATGCAGCGCCATGGCCTAAGCCGCGGGGATTATTTGGGCGAGGATTGA
- a CDS encoding LysR family transcriptional regulator, with amino-acid sequence MDVLHAMRAFVRVVDAGSFTAAANALGLSTAQVSRVVSDLESQLEARLLHRTTRRLALTETGERYLQRCREILADVEEAEAEASGAHLNPRGRLRVHSLTGLGQQHLIPLISRYCESFPEVYIELTLAQRQPDILEEGQDVVITRDRELPDSEFVAQTLGTIYSVLCASPEYLKRRGTPTSVADLHQHQCLRLQDPTFPEGWAFEEGNEASVIRPRDTFMVNVAEALTGAAAAGMGICLLPSYVAAPALRRRSLVRVLPRHSLHVRQIYALYPSRRFLDAKIRTWVEFLKAELPRVFEDDEAALNDPVNWA; translated from the coding sequence ATGGACGTACTTCACGCAATGCGGGCATTCGTCCGGGTGGTGGATGCCGGCAGTTTCACCGCCGCTGCCAATGCCCTGGGATTATCCACCGCCCAGGTGTCGCGGGTGGTGTCCGACCTTGAGTCCCAGCTCGAGGCTCGCCTGTTGCACCGCACCACGCGGCGGCTGGCGCTGACCGAAACCGGCGAGCGCTACCTGCAGCGTTGCCGGGAAATCCTCGCTGACGTCGAGGAAGCGGAAGCCGAGGCCAGCGGCGCGCACCTCAACCCCCGCGGCCGCCTGCGCGTGCACTCGCTCACCGGTCTCGGCCAGCAGCACCTGATTCCGCTGATCTCGCGCTATTGCGAGTCCTTTCCCGAGGTCTACATCGAGCTGACCCTGGCCCAGCGCCAGCCGGACATCCTCGAAGAAGGCCAGGACGTGGTGATCACCCGCGACCGTGAGCTGCCCGACTCCGAATTCGTCGCCCAGACCCTGGGCACCATCTACAGCGTGCTCTGCGCCAGCCCTGAGTACCTCAAGCGGCGTGGCACCCCGACCAGCGTCGCCGACCTGCACCAGCACCAGTGCCTGCGCCTGCAGGACCCGACCTTCCCCGAAGGCTGGGCCTTCGAGGAAGGCAACGAGGCCAGCGTGATCCGCCCGCGCGACACCTTCATGGTCAATGTCGCCGAGGCGCTGACCGGCGCCGCCGCCGCCGGCATGGGTATCTGCCTGCTGCCCAGCTACGTCGCCGCGCCCGCCCTGCGCCGCCGTTCGCTGGTGCGCGTACTGCCCCGGCACAGCCTGCATGTGCGGCAGATCTATGCGCTGTATCCGTCGCGGCGCTTCCTCGACGCGAAGATCCGCACCTGGGTCGAGTTCCTCAAGGCGGAACTGCCGCGGGTATTCGAGGACGACGAAGCAGCGCTCAACGATCCCGTCAACTGGGCATAA
- a CDS encoding NAD(P)H-dependent oxidoreductase, with the protein MNVLIVHAHNEPQSFSTALYRLAEETLRGQGHDVQVSDLYAMNWNPVASAADFGARANPEYLVYALEQREGAKAGTLAADIQAELDKLLWADLVIFNFPIYWFSAPAILKGWFDRVLVSGICYGGKRFYDQGGLAGKKALVSVTLGGRDHMFGEDAIHGPLEDMLRPILRGTLAYTGMSVLPPFVAWHVPYISNEARQDFLRQYQDRLQNLESDQPLAFVRLDQFDERLYPLPR; encoded by the coding sequence ATGAACGTACTGATCGTCCACGCCCACAACGAACCGCAATCCTTCAGCACCGCGCTGTACCGGCTCGCCGAGGAAACCCTGCGCGGCCAGGGCCATGACGTGCAGGTCTCCGACCTCTACGCGATGAACTGGAACCCGGTGGCCAGCGCCGCCGACTTCGGCGCCCGCGCCAACCCCGAGTACCTGGTCTACGCCCTGGAGCAGCGCGAAGGCGCCAAGGCCGGGACCCTCGCCGCCGACATCCAGGCCGAGCTGGACAAGCTGCTCTGGGCGGACCTGGTGATCTTCAACTTCCCGATCTACTGGTTCTCCGCGCCGGCCATTCTCAAGGGCTGGTTCGACCGCGTGCTGGTGTCGGGCATCTGCTACGGCGGCAAGCGCTTCTACGACCAGGGCGGCCTGGCCGGCAAGAAGGCCCTGGTGAGCGTGACCCTCGGCGGGCGCGACCACATGTTCGGCGAGGACGCCATCCACGGCCCCCTGGAAGACATGCTGCGGCCGATCCTGCGCGGCACCCTGGCCTACACCGGCATGAGTGTGCTGCCGCCCTTCGTCGCCTGGCACGTGCCCTACATCAGCAACGAGGCGCGCCAGGACTTCCTGCGCCAGTACCAGGACCGCCTGCAAAACCTGGAGAGCGACCAGCCGCTGGCGTTCGTGCGCCTGGACCAGTTCGACGAGCGCCTGTACCCGCTGCCGCGCTGA
- a CDS encoding aldehyde dehydrogenase family protein, with product MHDRTHLYIDGAWVAPQGQGLAEVQNPATEECVGRVPLGGEADVNRAVDAARRAFPAWSQTPSHVRAGYIRALAEQLQKRADEMAALITAELGMPVQWCRMVQVDGPIEGLQSYAELAAHMDEVREVGNSLIVKEAVGVCAFINPWNYPLHQLIGKLAPALAAGCTVVCKPSQDTPLHAFLLADLVHAIGLPAGVFNLVSGPGSKVGEALARHPDVDMVSFTGSTGAGVKVSEAAAPTVKRVCLELGGKSPFLITADADLAAAVRHGVQDVMINSGQTCTALTRMLLPASRYDEAVEIARSEAVALKMGDPLDADSFLGPMCSAGQRRTVLDYLRVGLEEGAQLVCGGAERPAHLERGHYVQPTIFAGVNNQMRIAREEIFGPVLCLIPYADEAVAIAIANDSPFGLSSAVWAGDREDGLRLARQMRAGQCFVNGGAFNYRAPFGGYKQSGNGREWGEQGLHEFVELKAIQL from the coding sequence ATGCATGACCGCACGCATCTCTACATCGATGGCGCCTGGGTGGCGCCGCAGGGGCAGGGCCTGGCCGAGGTGCAGAACCCGGCCACCGAGGAATGCGTCGGCCGCGTGCCGCTGGGCGGCGAGGCGGACGTGAACCGCGCGGTGGACGCCGCCCGCCGGGCCTTCCCGGCATGGTCGCAGACGCCGTCCCACGTGCGTGCCGGCTACATCCGCGCGCTGGCCGAACAACTGCAGAAGCGCGCCGACGAGATGGCCGCGCTGATCACTGCCGAGCTGGGCATGCCGGTGCAGTGGTGCCGCATGGTGCAGGTCGACGGGCCGATCGAGGGCCTGCAGAGCTACGCCGAGCTGGCTGCGCACATGGACGAGGTGCGCGAGGTCGGCAACTCGCTGATCGTGAAGGAGGCGGTGGGCGTCTGCGCCTTCATCAACCCCTGGAACTACCCGCTGCACCAGTTGATCGGCAAACTCGCCCCGGCACTGGCTGCCGGCTGCACGGTCGTCTGCAAGCCGAGCCAGGACACCCCGCTGCACGCCTTCCTGCTGGCCGACCTGGTCCACGCCATCGGCCTGCCGGCCGGCGTGTTCAACCTGGTCAGCGGCCCCGGCTCCAAGGTCGGCGAAGCGCTGGCGCGGCATCCGGACGTGGACATGGTGTCCTTCACCGGCTCCACCGGCGCGGGCGTCAAGGTTTCCGAAGCCGCAGCGCCGACGGTCAAGCGCGTATGCCTGGAGCTGGGCGGCAAGTCGCCGTTCCTGATCACCGCCGATGCCGATCTCGCCGCCGCCGTGCGCCATGGCGTGCAGGACGTGATGATCAACTCCGGGCAGACCTGCACCGCGCTGACCCGCATGCTGCTGCCCGCCAGCCGCTACGACGAAGCCGTGGAAATCGCGCGCTCCGAAGCCGTGGCGCTGAAGATGGGCGACCCGCTGGACGCGGACAGCTTCCTCGGCCCGATGTGCTCGGCCGGCCAGCGCCGTACCGTGCTCGATTACCTCCGCGTCGGCCTGGAAGAGGGCGCACAGCTGGTCTGCGGCGGCGCCGAGCGCCCGGCCCATCTGGAGCGCGGGCACTACGTGCAGCCGACCATCTTCGCCGGGGTGAACAACCAGATGCGCATCGCCCGCGAGGAAATCTTCGGCCCGGTGCTGTGCCTGATTCCCTACGCCGACGAGGCAGTAGCCATCGCCATCGCCAACGACTCGCCGTTCGGTCTGTCCAGCGCCGTCTGGGCGGGCGACCGTGAGGATGGCCTGCGCCTCGCCCGGCAGATGCGCGCCGGCCAATGCTTCGTCAACGGTGGCGCGTTCAACTACCGGGCGCCGTTCGGTGGCTACAAGCAGTCCGGCAACGGCCGCGAATGGGGCGAGCAGGGCCTGCACGAGTTTGTCGAGCTCAAGGCTATTCAACTCTGA